A stretch of Myxococcus hansupus DNA encodes these proteins:
- the treZ gene encoding malto-oligosyltrehalose trehalohydrolase: protein MVPVDESRTSRSQVPLLGAWVEEGRRVRWRVWAPGHQRVDVVLHDAQGTPGRVLPMTPEPGDCFGAVLEGEGAGLRYKLRVDGEGPFPDPWSRSQPQGVHGPSEVVVPDFAWTDAGWKGVSPRELVLYELHVGTATAEGTFEALIPHLAGLKGLGITALELMPVASFPGRRNWGYDGVDLFAPLQAYGGPEGLRRLVDAAHAHGLAVLMDAVYNHFGPDGNYLRAYSPHYFTGRHHTPWGDAVNYDGEGSAHARAQVLANVEMWIRDYHLDGLRLDAAHAIIDDGTPHLLTEIAARARACAPGRQVHVIAEDERNERRLMKPASDGGVGLDGVWADDFHHQMRRAFAGDSEGYYQDYTGSTEDLARTLNQGWFYEGQVSKNLGHARGTKADGLDAWRFVYCIQNHDQVGNRPFGDRLGHDVSPEAYRAMSALLLLSPYTPLLFMGQEWNASTPFLYFTDHNAELGRLVTEGRRKEFSGFTRFAGTEVPDPQAEETFTRSRLDWSEAEKPGHAGVRALYRELLRLRASEPALVETGRGTYEARALGPDALVLERRGGGQRLQVLLCLRGLLEHAVPAGSELLLWTEAARFGGSEKLQPLKTDTVRLQGSAVAVIRLPAKD, encoded by the coding sequence CGCCGGGTGCGGTGGCGGGTCTGGGCCCCGGGCCACCAGCGGGTGGACGTGGTGCTGCACGACGCGCAGGGGACTCCCGGCCGCGTGCTGCCCATGACGCCGGAGCCGGGGGATTGCTTCGGCGCGGTGTTGGAAGGGGAGGGCGCGGGGCTGCGCTACAAGCTGCGCGTGGACGGCGAGGGCCCCTTCCCGGACCCCTGGTCGCGCTCGCAGCCGCAGGGCGTGCACGGGCCGTCCGAGGTGGTGGTGCCGGACTTCGCGTGGACGGACGCGGGCTGGAAGGGCGTGTCGCCCCGGGAGCTGGTCCTCTACGAGCTCCACGTGGGCACGGCCACGGCCGAGGGCACCTTCGAGGCGCTCATCCCGCACCTGGCCGGGCTGAAGGGGCTGGGCATCACCGCGTTGGAGCTGATGCCCGTGGCGTCCTTCCCCGGACGGCGCAACTGGGGCTACGACGGCGTGGACCTCTTCGCGCCCTTGCAGGCGTACGGCGGTCCGGAGGGGCTGCGCCGCCTGGTGGACGCCGCGCACGCGCATGGACTCGCGGTGCTGATGGACGCCGTCTACAACCACTTCGGTCCGGATGGGAACTACCTGCGCGCGTACTCGCCGCACTACTTCACCGGCCGCCACCACACGCCGTGGGGTGACGCGGTGAACTACGACGGCGAAGGCAGCGCCCACGCGCGCGCCCAGGTGCTGGCCAACGTGGAGATGTGGATTCGCGACTACCACCTGGACGGCCTGCGCCTGGATGCCGCACACGCCATCATCGACGACGGCACGCCGCACCTGCTCACCGAAATCGCCGCGCGCGCGCGGGCCTGCGCGCCGGGGCGGCAGGTGCATGTCATCGCGGAGGATGAGCGCAACGAGCGGCGCCTGATGAAGCCCGCGTCCGACGGCGGCGTGGGGCTGGACGGCGTGTGGGCGGATGACTTCCACCACCAGATGCGCCGCGCCTTCGCGGGCGACAGCGAGGGGTACTACCAGGACTACACGGGCAGCACGGAGGACCTGGCGCGCACGCTGAACCAAGGCTGGTTCTACGAAGGCCAGGTGTCGAAGAACCTGGGCCACGCGCGGGGCACGAAGGCGGACGGGCTGGACGCGTGGCGCTTCGTCTACTGCATCCAGAACCATGACCAGGTGGGCAACCGGCCCTTCGGCGACCGGCTCGGCCATGACGTGAGCCCGGAGGCCTACCGCGCCATGAGCGCGCTGCTCCTGCTGTCGCCCTACACGCCGCTGCTCTTCATGGGGCAGGAGTGGAACGCGAGCACGCCCTTCCTCTACTTCACCGACCACAACGCGGAGCTTGGCCGGCTCGTCACGGAGGGCCGCCGCAAGGAGTTCTCCGGCTTCACGCGCTTCGCGGGCACCGAGGTGCCGGACCCGCAGGCGGAGGAGACCTTCACCCGCTCTCGGCTCGACTGGAGCGAGGCGGAGAAGCCGGGACACGCCGGCGTGCGAGCGCTCTACCGCGAGCTTCTCCGTCTGCGCGCATCCGAGCCCGCGCTGGTGGAGACGGGCCGGGGCACCTACGAGGCTCGGGCCCTGGGACCGGACGCCCTGGTGCTCGAACGGCGTGGGGGCGGACAGCGACTGCAAGTGTTGCTCTGCCTGCGCGGCCTGCTGGAACATGCGGTGCCCGCGGGCTCGGAGCTGCTGCTGTGGACGGAAGCTGCTCGCTTCGGCGGTTCCGAAAAGTTGCAGCCATTGAAGACAGACACCGTGCGGCTGCAGGGTTCGGCTGTGGCTGTGATAAGACTCCCCGCAAAAGATTGA